A window of Anaerosoma tenue contains these coding sequences:
- a CDS encoding bifunctional alpha,alpha-trehalose-phosphate synthase (UDP-forming)/trehalose-phosphatase gives MERLILVSNRLPVSIDHDEERGFTFTPSVGGLATGLSSFHADHESRWVGWADVDAAELGDAGIEHVRDTLDREHGCTPVFLSAEDAAGFYEGFSNSTIWPLFHHFTQYAEFDSATWESYVKVNRTFCDAVLAVARPGDTIWVQDYQLMLLPAMLRERMPGVRIGWFLHIPFPSFEIFRMLPWRREVLEGLLGADLIGFHTYDYARHFFGSCRRLLGLEEQMGRMLVDGRLVLVDAFPMGIDYERYRDAARTPEARAEAERIGMRTGDGSVVLSIDRLDYSKGIPGRLRAFGAFLERYPEWLGRVTMVAVAVPSRENVETYRQLKTEVDELVGGINGRFGTIEWTPIRYLYRSLPFHALAGLYGAADVALVTPLRDGMNLIAKEYLAAHDDGAGVLVLSEMAGAARELGEALLVNPFDLDQVVEALHRALVMDEDEARARNALMQRRIKRYTVTKWAEEFLEGLKRITDEQEGLDARLLDTPQHDQLLQEYRDAGHRLVLLDYDGTLMPFAPRPEDVAPSDDVRRIVRTLSEDPANEVVIVSGRDRETLEAWLGDLDVDIVAEHGVWLRGRSGEWVTIEPMSDAWKPRVAALLEMFVDRTPGSFVEEKDFSLVWHYRQVNGEMAETRVLELKAALASVVTDWGLAVMDGNKVLEIKAANVDKGRAAHRWMCREDLDFILALGDDRTDEDVFEAAPEGAWTIKVGPGPTQARNSVRGVGDVRSLLTRLAGIDS, from the coding sequence ATGGAACGTCTGATACTCGTCTCCAATCGTTTGCCGGTGAGCATCGACCACGACGAGGAGCGTGGATTCACGTTCACGCCCAGCGTCGGCGGGCTGGCGACCGGACTCAGCTCGTTCCACGCCGACCACGAAAGCCGCTGGGTCGGTTGGGCCGATGTCGATGCGGCGGAACTCGGCGATGCTGGCATCGAACACGTGCGCGACACGCTCGACCGGGAGCACGGCTGCACTCCGGTCTTCCTGAGCGCCGAGGACGCCGCGGGCTTCTACGAGGGCTTCTCCAACAGCACGATCTGGCCGCTGTTCCACCACTTCACCCAGTACGCCGAGTTCGACAGTGCCACGTGGGAGAGCTACGTGAAGGTGAACCGGACCTTCTGCGACGCCGTGCTGGCGGTGGCCCGGCCCGGAGACACCATCTGGGTGCAGGACTATCAACTGATGCTCTTGCCCGCGATGCTGCGCGAGCGGATGCCCGGGGTGCGGATAGGGTGGTTCCTGCACATCCCCTTCCCGAGCTTCGAGATATTCCGCATGCTTCCGTGGCGGCGCGAGGTGCTCGAGGGGCTGCTCGGCGCCGACCTCATCGGCTTCCACACTTACGACTACGCCCGGCACTTCTTCGGTAGTTGTCGTCGTCTGCTGGGGCTTGAGGAGCAGATGGGACGCATGCTGGTGGACGGCCGCCTGGTGTTGGTGGACGCGTTCCCGATGGGGATCGACTACGAGCGCTATCGCGACGCGGCGCGGACACCCGAGGCACGGGCCGAGGCGGAGCGGATCGGCATGCGAACCGGTGATGGCAGCGTGGTTCTCTCGATCGACCGGCTGGACTACTCGAAGGGCATCCCCGGACGTCTGCGCGCCTTCGGGGCGTTCCTTGAGCGGTACCCCGAATGGCTGGGCCGGGTCACGATGGTGGCGGTGGCCGTTCCTTCGCGCGAGAACGTGGAGACGTACCGGCAGCTCAAGACCGAGGTCGATGAGCTGGTGGGTGGCATCAACGGACGGTTCGGCACGATCGAGTGGACGCCGATACGCTATTTGTACCGGTCGCTCCCGTTCCACGCGCTCGCGGGTCTGTACGGTGCAGCGGATGTTGCGCTGGTGACGCCGCTCCGTGATGGGATGAACCTCATAGCCAAGGAATATCTCGCGGCGCACGACGACGGCGCCGGCGTGCTTGTGCTTTCGGAGATGGCCGGCGCCGCCCGAGAGCTCGGCGAGGCGCTTCTGGTGAACCCCTTCGACCTCGACCAGGTGGTCGAGGCGCTCCATCGGGCGCTGGTGATGGACGAGGACGAAGCCAGGGCGCGCAATGCGCTCATGCAGCGGCGCATCAAGCGGTACACGGTCACCAAGTGGGCGGAGGAGTTCTTGGAAGGGCTGAAGCGCATCACGGACGAGCAGGAAGGCCTCGACGCGCGGCTCCTCGACACACCGCAGCACGACCAGCTGCTGCAGGAGTACCGGGACGCCGGACACCGGCTCGTGCTGCTCGACTACGACGGCACATTGATGCCGTTCGCGCCGCGCCCCGAAGACGTCGCCCCCAGCGACGACGTTCGGCGCATCGTGCGGACGCTGAGCGAGGATCCGGCCAACGAGGTGGTGATCGTGTCGGGCCGCGACCGCGAGACGCTCGAGGCGTGGCTCGGCGACCTGGACGTGGACATCGTGGCCGAGCATGGCGTGTGGCTGCGAGGGCGCAGCGGCGAGTGGGTGACGATCGAGCCCATGTCCGACGCGTGGAAGCCACGTGTGGCGGCGCTGCTCGAGATGTTCGTGGACCGCACCCCCGGCTCGTTCGTGGAGGAGAAGGACTTCTCTCTCGTCTGGCATTATCGCCAGGTGAACGGTGAGATGGCCGAGACGCGCGTACTCGAACTCAAGGCGGCGCTCGCGAGCGTGGTGACCGACTGGGGGCTCGCCGTCATGGACGGCAACAAGGTCTTGGAGATCAAGGCCGCCAACGTGGACAAAGGGCGCGCAGCCCACCGATGGATGTGCCGCGAGGACCTCGACTTCATCCTTGCGCTGGGCGACGACAGGACAGATGAGGATGTGTTCGAGGCCGCACCGGAAGGCGCGTGGACCATCAAGGTCGGGCCGGGTCCCACGCAGGCCCGGAACTCGGTGCGTGGTGTGGGGGACGTCCGATCGCTGCTCACCCGGCTCGCCGGGATCGACTCCTGA
- a CDS encoding glycosyltransferase, whose amino-acid sequence MKRLEDYRGIVSDEIITDLHRRTSLLHDKHVVHMNSTAQGGGVAEMLYALVPLMNDVGVDAGWRVLVGSDDFFGVTKKFHNGLQGDRVNLTENKKRLYVQANESFSQYNHISRHDAVIIHDPQPLPIIRFYKKRQPWIWRCHIDLTSPDPELWEFLKGYIMRYDLMIVSHEQYLRPDLTVEQRVINPAIDPLNQKNIRLPERTVMKYIKRHGVPLDKPLITQVSRFDKWKDPEGVVEVFKRVRERVDCRLVLAGNMATDDPEGLAIYERVRKRAGRLIESGDVIFLLGASDTAINALQRVSSVVLQKSLREGFGLTVSEAMWKGTPVVAGAVGGIPLQVIDGETGFLVDPADLDQTADRVATLLEDPVLAGAIAERGVEHVREHFLVTRLLGHYLELLAELIR is encoded by the coding sequence GTGAAACGGCTTGAAGACTACCGGGGCATCGTCTCCGACGAGATAATCACCGATCTGCACAGGCGGACGTCGCTGCTGCACGACAAGCACGTGGTGCACATGAACTCCACCGCGCAAGGCGGCGGGGTGGCAGAGATGCTGTATGCGCTCGTGCCGCTTATGAACGACGTGGGCGTGGACGCTGGATGGCGCGTGCTCGTTGGCAGCGACGACTTCTTTGGCGTGACCAAGAAGTTCCACAACGGGCTGCAGGGCGACCGGGTCAACCTCACCGAGAACAAGAAGCGCCTGTACGTCCAGGCCAATGAGAGCTTCTCGCAATACAACCATATCTCGCGTCACGACGCGGTCATCATTCACGATCCGCAGCCGTTGCCCATCATCCGCTTCTACAAGAAGCGTCAGCCCTGGATATGGCGCTGCCACATCGACCTCACCTCGCCGGATCCTGAGCTGTGGGAGTTCCTCAAGGGATACATCATGCGCTACGACCTCATGATCGTGAGCCACGAGCAGTATCTGCGGCCCGACCTCACCGTGGAGCAGCGCGTGATCAACCCTGCGATCGACCCGCTCAACCAGAAGAACATCAGGCTGCCCGAGCGGACCGTGATGAAGTACATCAAGCGGCACGGTGTCCCGCTCGACAAGCCGCTCATCACCCAGGTCTCACGCTTCGACAAGTGGAAGGACCCCGAGGGCGTGGTGGAGGTCTTCAAGCGGGTGCGCGAGCGGGTCGACTGCAGGCTGGTGCTCGCAGGCAACATGGCCACCGACGACCCGGAAGGGCTCGCCATCTATGAGCGCGTCCGCAAGCGCGCGGGCCGGCTCATCGAGAGCGGGGACGTCATATTCCTGCTCGGAGCGAGCGACACAGCCATAAACGCGCTGCAGCGCGTCTCGAGCGTCGTGCTCCAGAAGTCGCTGCGGGAGGGCTTCGGACTCACCGTCTCGGAGGCGATGTGGAAGGGCACGCCGGTGGTCGCCGGTGCGGTGGGAGGCATCCCGCTGCAGGTGATCGATGGCGAGACGGGGTTCCTGGTCGATCCCGCCGATCTCGACCAGACGGCGGACCGTGTGGCCACGCTGCTGGAGGACCCGGTCCTCGCCGGGGCGATCGCCGAGCGGGGTGTGGAGCACGTGCGCGAGCACTTCCTCGTGACCCGTCTGCTCGGCCACTACCTCGAGCTCCTGGCCGAGCTGATCAGGTAG
- a CDS encoding GNAT family N-acetyltransferase: MSEIHLIDVEPPLSGGFLEYARLHGAQHDDSYLAPEHCAAFDSAHEPAVVAVDGDGLVVGAASVMRDLASGDGMMRFRVLHTLHPEYYPALVDRILSRLPEDANRVTVLLPEHAGDVEEALEAAGFGACRRAYVLRHLDPRNAPRLDYPSGTQTRPATPAVATDWANIVNSAMHGQPDHVDTTYSIAGETLGAPRVLGGASLIAYRGGSPAGGVLTVTDATDPCAAEITMLAVVPSHQGMGLGRALLHDAVATAGRGGCRSVSLAVSTFNRRAVALYLDAGFRAQDVRVCWQRTVSL, from the coding sequence GTGTCGGAGATCCACCTTATCGATGTAGAACCACCGTTGTCAGGCGGATTCCTCGAGTATGCGCGGTTGCACGGCGCGCAGCATGACGATTCGTATCTGGCGCCTGAGCACTGCGCGGCCTTCGACTCCGCTCACGAACCCGCCGTGGTGGCGGTGGACGGTGACGGCCTCGTGGTGGGGGCGGCATCGGTCATGCGGGATCTTGCCTCGGGTGACGGCATGATGCGTTTCCGCGTCCTGCATACACTCCACCCTGAGTATTACCCGGCACTCGTGGATCGCATTCTCTCGAGGTTGCCCGAAGACGCCAACCGAGTGACCGTGCTCCTGCCCGAGCATGCGGGGGACGTGGAAGAGGCGCTCGAGGCGGCCGGGTTCGGTGCGTGCAGACGCGCGTACGTCCTACGGCACCTGGATCCCCGGAACGCGCCCCGGCTGGACTATCCGTCGGGGACCCAGACCAGGCCCGCCACCCCGGCCGTGGCCACCGACTGGGCGAACATAGTCAACTCGGCCATGCACGGGCAGCCCGATCATGTCGACACCACGTACTCGATCGCAGGGGAGACGCTCGGCGCCCCCCGGGTACTCGGTGGTGCGTCGCTGATCGCGTACCGGGGCGGATCACCGGCGGGTGGCGTGCTCACCGTGACCGACGCTACGGACCCGTGCGCCGCCGAGATCACCATGCTCGCCGTCGTCCCGTCACACCAGGGCATGGGTCTCGGGCGTGCCCTGTTGCACGACGCTGTTGCCACGGCGGGGCGCGGCGGGTGTCGATCTGTATCCCTGGCGGTGAGCACGTTCAACCGCCGTGCGGTCGCCCTGTATCTGGATGCAGGGTTCCGTGCCCAAGACGTCCGGGTCTGCTGGCAGCGCACCGTTTCACTGTGA
- a CDS encoding GNAT family N-acetyltransferase yields MRLEIIDVTPETRQVFLDYVAEHGAEHDDTFTRSDDLLAFDPGHEPAALALAPDGTVVGAASVMREGYVEKASARFRVLHSTDYIAYPLLIERVLTRMSARTRRVFVFLPDADDYVQKAVATAGFSVTRQAYLLEHTDPGAVEPVAPPEGFTVGPATPMVAGMWTEVVNATFAEYPCRHVMSVEEARVALPRPGVVRAGTLIAHRSGSPAGAVLTIAHADEPGTARIDTLAVVPAEQGKGLGKTLLHAALRAAGDAGISRVLLTTVPSEEPSLGLYAESGFHIAQARICWEADRTR; encoded by the coding sequence ATGAGGCTCGAGATCATCGACGTGACCCCCGAGACCCGCCAGGTGTTCCTGGACTACGTGGCGGAGCACGGCGCCGAGCATGACGACACGTTCACCCGTTCGGACGATCTTCTCGCGTTCGACCCCGGTCACGAACCAGCCGCGCTGGCCCTTGCCCCCGATGGCACGGTGGTGGGCGCCGCATCCGTCATGCGTGAGGGATATGTGGAGAAGGCGAGCGCGCGGTTCAGGGTGCTGCACTCCACCGACTACATCGCGTACCCGCTCCTGATCGAGCGCGTGCTGACCCGGATGTCGGCGCGCACGAGGCGGGTGTTCGTGTTCCTGCCCGATGCCGACGACTACGTGCAGAAGGCGGTGGCTACGGCCGGCTTCTCTGTGACACGGCAGGCGTACCTGCTGGAGCACACCGATCCCGGCGCAGTGGAGCCCGTCGCTCCCCCAGAGGGCTTCACGGTGGGACCCGCAACGCCGATGGTCGCCGGTATGTGGACCGAGGTGGTGAACGCCACGTTCGCAGAGTACCCGTGCAGGCATGTCATGAGCGTGGAGGAGGCACGGGTGGCGTTGCCCCGTCCGGGCGTGGTGAGAGCGGGGACGCTCATCGCTCACAGGAGCGGTAGCCCGGCGGGCGCCGTGCTCACCATCGCCCATGCCGATGAGCCTGGCACCGCCAGGATCGACACGCTCGCCGTGGTACCCGCCGAACAGGGCAAGGGGCTCGGCAAGACGCTCCTGCACGCGGCGCTCCGGGCGGCGGGAGATGCCGGCATCTCCCGCGTGCTGCTCACCACAGTGCCGAGCGAGGAGCCATCGCTCGGTCTATATGCCGAGTCGGGGTTCCACATCGCCCAGGCGCGGATCTGCTGGGAGGCCGACCGCACTCGCTGA
- the serS gene encoding serine--tRNA ligase, with the protein MLDGRYLRENLDAVRDAMGARAGDWDFDRFIALDDERRGLIAEVESRQAVRNDLSRRIGELMKSGQRDEAEDAKERVRAVNEEIAEIDARRTGVEAEVREMLLTIPNIPHESVPTGADESDNVEVRRWGTPPTFEFEPVAHWDLGPDLGAIDFERGVKLAKSRFVVLGRDGARLNRALINFMLDTHGARGYREWSVPAMANSETLLGTGQLPKFADDLFHTDDGLYLIPTAEVQLTNLHRDEVLEAADMPLRYCAYTPCFREEAGAAGRDTRGMIRVHQFDKVELVKFARPEESLDALESMVADAEHILQKLGLAYRTIVLCTGDMGFGAAKTYDLEVWLPSYNDYKEISSCSDCWDFQARRANIKYRSPGEFKGSRFVHTLNGSGLAVGRTLVAVLENYQQEDGSVVVPEVLRPYMGGQEVIRRER; encoded by the coding sequence ATGCTCGACGGACGCTACCTGCGGGAGAACCTGGACGCCGTACGCGACGCGATGGGTGCGCGCGCGGGCGACTGGGATTTCGACCGCTTCATCGCACTCGACGATGAGCGTCGCGGGCTGATCGCCGAAGTGGAGAGCAGGCAGGCCGTACGCAACGATCTCTCCAGGCGCATCGGCGAGCTGATGAAGTCGGGCCAGCGCGACGAGGCCGAGGACGCCAAGGAGCGCGTGCGCGCCGTCAACGAGGAGATCGCGGAGATCGATGCGCGCCGTACCGGGGTGGAGGCCGAGGTGCGCGAGATGCTGCTCACGATCCCGAACATCCCGCATGAGAGCGTTCCGACGGGCGCCGACGAGAGCGACAACGTGGAGGTGCGCCGCTGGGGCACGCCGCCCACGTTCGAGTTCGAGCCGGTGGCGCACTGGGACCTCGGCCCGGATCTCGGGGCCATCGACTTCGAACGCGGGGTCAAGCTCGCCAAGAGCCGCTTCGTGGTCCTCGGTCGCGATGGAGCGCGTCTGAACCGCGCGCTCATCAACTTCATGCTGGACACCCATGGCGCACGAGGGTACCGCGAATGGTCGGTGCCGGCCATGGCGAACAGTGAGACGCTGCTGGGCACGGGGCAGCTTCCCAAGTTCGCCGACGACCTGTTCCACACCGACGACGGGCTCTATCTCATCCCCACCGCCGAGGTGCAGCTCACCAATCTCCACCGTGACGAGGTGCTGGAGGCGGCCGATATGCCGCTCCGCTACTGTGCGTACACGCCGTGCTTCCGTGAGGAGGCGGGCGCAGCAGGGCGTGACACGCGCGGCATGATCCGCGTGCACCAGTTCGACAAGGTGGAACTCGTCAAGTTCGCCCGGCCCGAGGAGAGTCTCGACGCGCTCGAATCGATGGTCGCCGACGCCGAGCACATCCTCCAGAAGCTCGGCCTGGCGTATCGCACGATCGTGTTGTGCACCGGCGACATGGGCTTTGGCGCGGCCAAGACCTACGATCTGGAGGTATGGCTGCCGAGCTACAACGACTACAAGGAGATCTCGAGCTGCAGCGACTGCTGGGATTTCCAGGCCCGTCGCGCCAACATCAAGTACCGCTCACCTGGTGAGTTCAAGGGTTCGCGCTTCGTGCACACCCTGAACGGCAGCGGGCTGGCGGTGGGGCGCACCCTTGTGGCCGTTCTCGAGAACTACCAGCAGGAGGACGGCTCGGTGGTGGTGCCCGAGGTCCTGCGGCCCTACATGGGCGGACAAGAGGTCATCCGGAGGGAGCGGTGA
- a CDS encoding RrF2 family transcriptional regulator, with protein MPITRRTDYAVRMMYELAQLPPGATLSLRDLCELAQVPDSFGATIAAFLVESHLIRRSGYRDYQISLARPAMDITMAEVILACEPGFSLSQCAREPESCSRSPHCGVHTMWASLDHMVMSRLESVTLAHVARGQAFASDTDTLRAALEVENSLTY; from the coding sequence ATGCCGATCACTCGCCGGACAGACTACGCCGTCCGCATGATGTATGAGCTCGCACAACTGCCACCAGGAGCCACGCTCTCGCTTAGAGACCTCTGCGAGCTGGCCCAGGTCCCGGACAGCTTCGGCGCGACGATAGCGGCGTTCCTGGTGGAGTCGCACCTGATCCGGCGTTCCGGCTACCGCGACTACCAGATATCCCTGGCGCGTCCTGCCATGGACATCACGATGGCCGAGGTCATCCTCGCCTGTGAGCCGGGATTCTCACTGTCACAGTGCGCGCGTGAGCCCGAGTCCTGCTCACGCTCGCCGCACTGCGGCGTTCACACCATGTGGGCGTCGCTCGACCACATGGTGATGTCGAGACTCGAGTCGGTGACGCTTGCCCACGTGGCGCGCGGGCAGGCCTTCGCGAGCGACACGGACACTCTGAGGGCCGCCCTCGAGGTCGAGAACAGCCTCACATACTGA
- a CDS encoding TIGR00725 family protein: MRTVVGVMGSGQPLDTSAYETAHRLGALVAGHGWVLLTGGTASGVMDAASRGARDAGGLVIGVLRGPDGAEASSYVDVGIRTGMGDARNVINVLSSDVVIALPGGPGTVSEVALALKSGKPVIVLGWDPGAAIRTAGRGRLFDAQAPEDAVETARRVLLADM; this comes from the coding sequence ATGCGCACGGTCGTAGGCGTGATGGGATCAGGGCAGCCGCTCGACACGTCGGCATACGAGACGGCGCACCGGCTCGGCGCACTGGTCGCCGGACATGGCTGGGTGCTGCTCACCGGCGGAACGGCATCCGGCGTGATGGACGCGGCGTCCCGCGGCGCCCGTGATGCCGGAGGGCTTGTGATCGGCGTGCTGCGCGGACCCGATGGAGCCGAGGCGAGCTCGTATGTGGACGTGGGGATCCGCACAGGCATGGGTGACGCACGGAACGTGATCAACGTGCTCTCGAGCGACGTGGTGATCGCTCTGCCGGGCGGTCCGGGCACGGTGTCGGAGGTAGCGCTCGCCCTGAAGAGCGGCAAGCCGGTCATCGTGCTCGGTTGGGACCCCGGCGCCGCGATACGGACAGCCGGGCGCGGACGGTTGTTCGATGCCCAGGCCCCGGAGGACGCTGTGGAGACGGCACGAAGGGTTCTTCTGGCCGACATGTAG
- a CDS encoding PEGA domain-containing protein, with product MVSVLVLVVIAAIALSVYLLTRPATVTITANPSDSMILFNGSVAGTGTLEVADLKRGEYTVYVERTGFEPVSSTIEVRQGRHERLSYDLLPLPQQVAVVTDPEGASVTLSHDGSIAHQGPSPMDIQVPSGLYTLTIELPGYNTFTREMSIDTTTTLEYHLDPEGQVLHGIGLITTLGAPKGVSVTHDGSEAWTSILNGPPSIQIFDPRTGEILGGVDIGEHGAVEVIFNRSGTLAYTSQMETAKCFEIDVATRAVLREFDTGSAWTKWVELSPDEKTLYASNWSGDDVSIIDLETGELVRRIGVSNTPRGMYATGDGRSLYVAGFDSGHLERIDLESGEVTTLFTGGGALRHIVADETTGRLFISDMADDLVWVHDMATGSTTKFVETDEKPNTIDLTPDGKMLFVSCRGENNEKTYYLPGPEWGSILVFDTTDGRPLDALIAGNQPTALDVSDDGSLLVFSDFLDNRLRVYEIPGYDVFAAAEGGRYDEHFAEIAK from the coding sequence GTGGTATCCGTCCTCGTGCTCGTGGTGATCGCGGCCATAGCGCTGAGCGTGTATCTCCTCACCAGGCCGGCGACGGTCACGATAACCGCCAACCCGTCCGACTCGATGATCCTCTTCAACGGGTCGGTGGCCGGTACGGGGACGCTCGAGGTCGCCGACCTGAAGCGTGGCGAGTACACCGTGTACGTGGAACGCACCGGGTTCGAGCCGGTAAGCTCGACGATCGAGGTCAGGCAGGGGCGGCACGAACGGCTCTCCTACGACCTCCTGCCGCTGCCACAGCAGGTGGCCGTGGTGACAGATCCCGAGGGCGCCTCCGTGACACTGTCGCATGACGGCTCGATCGCGCATCAGGGGCCGAGCCCTATGGACATCCAGGTGCCGAGCGGGCTGTACACGCTCACGATCGAGCTCCCGGGCTACAACACCTTCACCCGCGAGATGAGCATCGACACCACCACGACGCTCGAGTACCACCTCGACCCCGAGGGGCAGGTGCTGCACGGCATCGGGCTCATCACCACGCTCGGGGCGCCGAAGGGCGTCTCGGTGACGCACGACGGCAGCGAGGCCTGGACGAGCATCCTCAACGGGCCCCCTTCCATACAGATCTTCGATCCGCGCACCGGTGAGATCCTGGGCGGTGTGGACATCGGCGAGCACGGCGCTGTGGAGGTCATCTTCAACCGCTCGGGGACGCTCGCCTACACGTCGCAGATGGAGACCGCCAAATGCTTCGAGATCGACGTGGCGACACGGGCGGTGCTCCGGGAATTCGACACGGGCAGCGCCTGGACGAAATGGGTGGAGCTCTCACCGGACGAGAAGACGCTCTACGCATCCAACTGGTCGGGCGACGACGTCTCGATCATCGACCTCGAGACCGGTGAGCTCGTCAGGCGCATCGGCGTCTCCAACACACCGCGGGGCATGTACGCCACCGGCGACGGCCGTTCGCTTTACGTGGCCGGGTTCGATTCGGGCCATCTGGAGCGCATCGACCTCGAGTCGGGCGAGGTGACCACGCTCTTCACCGGCGGCGGGGCGCTCCGCCATATCGTGGCCGATGAGACCACGGGCCGGCTCTTCATCTCCGACATGGCCGACGACCTCGTCTGGGTCCACGACATGGCGACAGGGTCGACCACGAAGTTCGTGGAGACCGACGAGAAGCCGAACACGATCGACCTCACCCCCGACGGGAAGATGTTGTTCGTGAGCTGCCGGGGCGAGAACAACGAGAAGACCTATTACCTCCCGGGGCCCGAGTGGGGCTCCATACTCGTCTTCGATACCACCGACGGGCGCCCGCTCGACGCGCTGATAGCGGGCAACCAGCCCACCGCGCTCGACGTCTCCGACGACGGCAGCCTGCTCGTGTTCAGCGACTTCCTGGACAACCGGCTGCGCGTGTACGAGATACCCGGCTACGACGTGTTCGCCGCCGCGGAGGGCGGACGCTATGACGAGCACTTCGCCGAGATCGCGAAGTAA
- a CDS encoding chloride channel protein has translation MDFVKNTFEAIKARAHYLRNWRLFYKWSIAAGLVGVLGGIGALLFSYTLDAITPLFDSVAAALPDPRLIAIIPAAGGLLVGIIRHVWMPEAFCSPCATDAMIDIIHEDGGRSKFKVPFVTILTASITLASGGSAGRECPTALIGTGFGSISSTIIEKLHLDKLLGFSFTKDDVRVLAVCGAAAGIGAVFRAPIGSALFVTSVLYIYGMEYDLVLPSMISSATSYLLFSVFYGFEPLFNAPFIWAFNVFDLSVVLLIGVLASLVGILYLKVFYGIFRRFRSMAMPDWLKPALGGLLMGILVLFIPRVWGMGYGTIQDIIDLQLALPMLLLLVIAKILASSLSIGSGGAGGVIAPSLFIGAALGGAVGTMATQLFPGAEAHPTLYVIAGMGALYASVGKVPLSTAIILCETTRNYTMIIPLIVATTAGFLASGTSTIYESQHADATRETADILRRVPVERVMAKDPFVLREDTSAQDVLRAVGTSGHHGFPVVNDDDHLVGVVSWTDARALPYEERATTPVSEIMTRELIWLRPTDSTRTALDMIEHNKIGRVIIAEPDGKRVLGVVTRADLINAYSEWISAT, from the coding sequence GTGGACTTCGTCAAGAACACCTTCGAAGCGATCAAAGCGCGAGCGCACTATCTGCGTAACTGGCGTCTCTTCTACAAATGGTCCATCGCCGCGGGACTCGTGGGCGTGCTGGGTGGCATCGGCGCGCTGCTCTTCAGCTACACCCTCGACGCGATCACGCCGCTCTTCGACTCGGTGGCAGCGGCTCTACCCGATCCCCGTCTGATCGCGATCATCCCGGCGGCTGGCGGTCTGCTCGTGGGGATCATCCGTCATGTATGGATGCCCGAGGCGTTCTGCAGCCCGTGCGCCACCGACGCGATGATCGACATCATCCACGAGGATGGCGGGCGCTCCAAGTTCAAGGTCCCGTTCGTGACGATCCTGACCGCTTCGATCACTCTCGCCTCCGGCGGGAGCGCCGGCCGGGAGTGTCCCACGGCGCTGATCGGCACAGGTTTCGGTTCGATCAGCTCGACCATCATCGAGAAGCTCCATCTCGACAAGCTGCTTGGATTCTCCTTCACCAAGGACGATGTCCGCGTGCTGGCCGTATGTGGTGCGGCCGCCGGTATAGGGGCGGTGTTCAGGGCGCCGATCGGGAGCGCGCTGTTCGTGACCAGCGTGCTGTACATCTACGGCATGGAATACGACCTCGTGTTGCCTTCGATGATCTCGTCGGCAACGAGCTACCTGCTCTTCTCGGTCTTCTATGGCTTCGAGCCGCTGTTCAACGCGCCGTTCATCTGGGCGTTCAACGTCTTCGACCTCTCCGTGGTGCTCCTGATCGGCGTGCTGGCGAGCCTCGTCGGCATCCTGTACCTGAAGGTCTTCTACGGCATCTTCAGGCGGTTCAGGAGCATGGCCATGCCCGACTGGCTCAAGCCCGCTCTGGGTGGTCTTCTGATGGGCATCCTGGTCCTGTTCATCCCGCGCGTGTGGGGCATGGGCTACGGGACGATCCAGGACATCATCGACCTGCAGCTTGCGCTGCCGATGCTGCTCCTCCTGGTGATCGCCAAGATCCTGGCGAGCTCGCTCTCGATCGGCTCGGGAGGAGCCGGCGGCGTCATCGCACCGTCGCTCTTCATCGGCGCGGCGCTCGGAGGTGCGGTGGGCACGATGGCCACGCAGCTCTTTCCCGGCGCCGAGGCCCACCCCACGCTGTATGTGATCGCGGGCATGGGCGCACTGTACGCGTCGGTGGGGAAGGTCCCGCTTTCAACGGCGATCATCCTGTGTGAGACGACACGCAACTACACGATGATCATCCCGCTCATCGTGGCAACCACTGCGGGCTTCCTGGCATCCGGCACCAGCACGATCTACGAGAGCCAGCATGCCGACGCCACCCGTGAGACCGCCGACATCCTGCGCCGGGTGCCCGTGGAGCGGGTGATGGCGAAGGATCCCTTCGTGCTCCGTGAAGATACCAGCGCTCAGGACGTCCTCCGTGCTGTTGGGACGTCGGGGCATCACGGGTTCCCCGTGGTGAACGACGATGACCACCTCGTGGGGGTGGTGAGCTGGACCGATGCGCGCGCACTGCCGTACGAGGAGCGCGCCACCACGCCCGTCTCCGAGATCATGACGAGAGAGCTGATCTGGTTGCGCCCCACCGACAGCACCCGTACGGCGCTCGACATGATCGAGCACAACAAGATCGGACGTGTGATCATCGCCGAGCCGGATGGCAAGCGGGTCCTCGGTGTGGTGACACGGGCCGATCTCATCAATGCCTACTCGGAGTGGATCAGCGCCACCTGA